In Rhizoctonia solani chromosome 7, complete sequence, one DNA window encodes the following:
- a CDS encoding plasma membrane iron permease, with amino-acid sequence MPKNVFSLFRESLEASIIVAVLLSLVEQIVLNASLGHPSLSSQAHRGAQIHRSDVPELPLPHDKRRLIRKMRLQVLTGAAAGLVIALAIGAAFIAVWFTKVVDLFSSAEELWEGIFSLIASILIFVMGLTMLRMDRAREKWRVKLSDAFEGKMGNASGKNGKWILFILPFITVLREGLEAVVFVGGVSLGQSATSIPLAAIIGLICGLLVGYLIYATSSRTSLSIFLIASTSFLLLIGAGLFSKSVGAFERYKFNTKVGGDVAEAGNGPGSYDVVGNIWHLNCCNPESKTDALGWSIFSAIFGWSNNGSLGTVLSYIFYWISAIVTLVVMKHQEVHT; translated from the exons ATGCCGAAGAATGTTTTCAGC CTCTTCCGTGAATCGCTCGAGGCGTCCATCATTGTCGCAGTCCTTTTGTCTCTCGTTGAACAGATCGTTTTAAACGCATCCCTTGGACACCCTTCGCTATCCTCACAGGCTCATCGAGGGGCTCAGATCCATCGCTCGGACGTTCCCGAACTC CCATTACCCCACGACAAGCGCCGTCTCATCCGTAAGATGAGATTGCAAGTATTGACAGGGGCAGCTGCAGGATTGGTTATCGCACTTGCTAT CGGCGCAGCTTTCATAGCAGTATGGTTCACCAAGGTGGTAGATCTGTTTTCATCCGCGGAAGAACTCTGGGAAGGAATTTTCAGCCTTATCGC CTCTATACTCATTTTCGTCATGGGTTTGACTATGCTTCGTATGGATCGAGCTCGAGAAAAGTGGAGGGTAAAGCTTTCGGACGCATTCGAA GGTAAAATGGGAAACGCCTCTGGAAAAAATGGCAAATGGATTCTTTTTATTCTTCCATTTATCACTGTACTTCGAGAAGGCTTGGAGGCGGTTGTATTCGTCGGCGGG GTATCTCTCGGACAATCGGCCACTTCTATccctcttgcagcaattATAGGGCTTATATGCGGACTGCTCGTTGGATACTTGATTTATGCAACCTCTTCTCGTACTA GCCTTTCTATATTCCTCATTGCTAGTACCTCATTCCTACTCTTGATAGGCGCTGGGCTATTTTCCAAGTCAGTTGGCGCGTTCGAGAGATATAAATTTAACACCAAG GTTGGAGGCGACGTCGCCGAAGCTGGCAATGGACCCGGATCCTACGACGTCGTGGGGAACATTTGGCACCTAAATTGCTGTAATCCAGAAAGCAAAACGGATGCTCTTGGCTGGAGTATTTTCAGTGCCATTTTTGGATGGAGCAACAATGGCAGTC TTGGGACTGTGCTCTCGTACATCTTCTACTGGATTTCGGCAATCGTAACCCTTGTGGTCATGAAACATCAAGAGGTACATACTTGA
- a CDS encoding DNA topoisomerase 1 — MARRVTSDSESGDDAPLAQSSTATSRATSKRPRPSASADGGPAKRPRSTVNSDDSGPDVARPAKQLAAAAVPLPGALKKSNGKSRTPASKKDMTELGQHEAAVPLVKTEDGDVDMADADESDDEPLNKRIKAAANGKSKSRATTDDDDDDDDDDSVTRNKNGANESGEEEVSASESESEPDVPLSKKKPASRKKVKQESDEDEDVKPARKTPKKNGKAVKKEESDEDVKPSKGKAKVKKEDGDKKLSARALKKQKEEEEEAERFKWWETEALGDGTTKWTTLEHAGVLFPPPYEPLPKHVKMKYNGKEVDLPPESEELAGWFGALLETEHAADEVFQKNFFGDWQAVLKDHPPRNGIVIKDFDKCDFRPMFDFFEAEKAKKKSMTAAEKKAIKEAKSKDEEKYTACTMDGRPEKVGNFRIEPPGLFRGRGKHPKKGKHKYRLRPEDITINIGQNAPIPVPNIPGKWGKIQHDQTVTWLASWKENVNGNFKYVFLAAGSSLKGQSDMQKFEKARELKKHVDRIREDYTRDLKNKTSADRQRATAMYFIDRLALRAGNEKGEDEADTVGCCSLRYEHIMLEPPNKLIFDFLGKDSIRYYNVVEVEPQIFKNIRIFKGDGKSEGDALFDRVSTGGLNKHLNSYMKGLSAKVFRTYNASITFQKQLDENTPADADITQKLAAYNRANRMVAILCNHQKSVSKNHDASMGKLGDQLRGLKYNRMKLRHQLFTLDKKLKKKHPELDELESDLDDEFIERWEDAKREEDIAKARKKFEKDNEKRVEKGEKEEKESALDEKIDDINAEYDRLKEERGTEQAAGPKGRTPEKVLDAITKLDEKIKMFKFKMQDKEEGKEVALGTSKINYLDPRITAAWCKKHDVPIEKIFAKTLLNKFPWAMEIDEDWKF; from the exons ATGGCCCGACGCGTGACGAGCGACTCGGAGAGTGGCGACGACGCTCCGTTGGCGCAGTCGTCGACTGCCACGAGCCGTGCAACTAGCAAACGCCCACGGCCCTCGGCCTCCGCGGACGGTGGCCCA GCCAAGCGCCCACGCAGCACTGTCAACAGCGACGACAGCGGCCCAGACGTTGCCCGGCCTGCTAAGCAGCTTGCCGCCGCAGCCGTGCCCCTCCCTGGCGCACTCAAGAAGTCCAATGGCAAATCCCGCACCCCCGCATCCAAGAAGGATATGACTGAACTTGGCCAACATGAGGCTGCTGTTCCCCTCGTCAAGACCGAGGATGGCGATGTCGACATGGCCGACGCCGACGAGTCCGACGACGAGCCCCTCAACAAGCGCATCAAGGCAGCTGCCAATGgcaagtccaa GAGTCGAGCGACGAcagacgacgacgacgacgacgacgacgacgattcCGTCACTCGGAACAAGAATGGAGCCAACGAGAGTGGCGAGGAAGAGGTTTCAGCATCCGAGTCCGAGTCCGAGCCAGATGTTCCACTCTCTAAGAAGAAGCCTGCCTCCCGAAAAAAAGTCAAGCAGGAGTCtgacgaagacgaagatgtCAAGCCTGCTCGCAAGACTCCCAAGAAGAACGGCAAGGCTGTCAAGAAGGAAGAGTCTGACGAAGATGTCAAGCCCTCAAAAGGTAAAGCCAAGGTCAAGAAGGAGGACGGTGACAAAAAGCTAAGCGCTCGTGCCCTCAAGAAACaaaaggaggaagaggaagaggccgAACGCTTCAAGTG GTGGGAGACTGAAGCTCTGGGCGACGGTACCACCAAATGGACAACCCTCGAGCATGCTGGCGTACTCTTCCCTCCTCCCTACGAACCTCTACCCAAGCACGTCAAGATGAAATACAATG GCAAGGAGGTCGACCTCCCTCCCGAGTCCGAAGAGCTCGCAGGCTGGTTCGGAGCCTTACTCGAGACTGAACACGCTGCCGATGAGGTCTTCCAAAAGAACTTTTTTGGTGACTGGCAGGCTGTGCTCAAGGATCACCCTCCC CGCAATGGTATAGTCATCAAAGACTTTGACAAGTGCGACTTCCGGCCCATGTTCGATTTCTTTGAAGCCGAAAAggcaaagaagaaatccaTGACTGCCGCCGAAAAAAAGGCTATCAAGGAGGCCAAGTCCAAGGACGAAGAAAAGTATACTGCTTGTACGATGGACGGTCGCCCCGAAAAGGTTGGCAACTTCAGGATAGAACCTCCAGGTCTCTTCAGAGGACGAGGCAAGCATCCCAAAAAAGGCAAACACAAG TATCGTCTGCGCCCAGAGGACATTACAATCAATATTGGTCAGAATGCACCGATCCCCGTACCAAACATTCCTGGCAAGTGGGGAAAGATTCAGCACGACCAAACCGTGACGTGGCTCGCAAGCTGGAAGGAGAACGTCAATGGCAACTTCAAGTATGTCTTCCTCGCCGCTGGTAGTTCACTCAAGGGCCAGTCCGACATGCAAAAATTCGAAAAGGCCCGCGAACTCAAG AAACATGTCGATCGCATCCGAGAAGATTACACCCGTGATCTCAAGAACAAGACCAGCGCCGACCGACAACGCGCCACTGCCATGTACTTTATCGATCGCCTGGCGCTCCGAGCAGGTAACGAAAAGGGCGAAGATGAGGCTGATACAGTCGGCTGTTGTTCCCTGCGTTATGAGCACATCATGCTTGAGCCTCCCAACAAACTCATCTTCGACTTTTTGGGTAAAGATTCGATTCGTTATTACAACGTTGTCGAAGTTGAGCCCCAGATCTTTAAGAACATTCGAATCTTCAAGGGTGATGGCAAGAGCGAGGGAGATGCCCTGTTTGATCGTGTCTCG ACTGGTGGCTTGAATAAGCATTTGAATTCGTACATGAAGGGCTTGTCCGCCAAGGTCTTCCGTACCTATAACGCCTCGATCACCTTCCAGAAACAGCTCGACGAAAACACTCCGGCTGACGCAGACATTACTCAGAAGCTTGCGGCGTACAATCGGGCTAATCGTATGGTGGCCATCTTGTGTAACCATCAAAAGAGTGTGAGCAAGAACCACGATGCAAGTATGGGCAAACTTGGCGACCAG TTGAGAGGTCTCAAGTACAATCGCATGAAGCTCCGTCATCAATTATTCACCCTCGACAAGAAGCTTAAGAAGAAGCACCCCGAGCTTGATGAACTCGAGTCTGACCTCGACGACGAGTTTATTGAGCGCTGGGAAGACGCCAAACGCGAAGAGGACATCGCCAAGGCACGGAAAAAGTTTGAAAAGGACAACGAGAAGCGGGTCGAAAAGGGtgaaaaggaagaaaaggagagCGCACTCGACGAGAAGATTGATGACATTAACGCCGAGTACGATCGCCTAAAAGAGGAGCGTGGAACGGAGCAGGCTGCTGGACCCAAGGGTCGTACGCCCGAAAAGGTTTTGGATGCAATCACCAAGCTGGAcgagaagatcaagatgttCAAGTTCAAGATGCAAGATAAGGAAGAAGGAAAGGAGGTTGCGCTGGGTACGAGTAAGATCAACTATTTGGACCCAAG AATTACCGCTGCTTGGTGCAAAAAACACGACGTCCCCATCGAAAAGATTTTCGCCAAGACGTTGTTGAACAAAT TCCCTTGGGCCATGGAGATCGACGAAGACTGGAAATTCTAG
- a CDS encoding NADH-ubiquinone oxidoreductase family protein, whose product MSEPLYRDPWAKREAWRKHPIFTTRNMFKNSLPGFGIAVVAFTAYVAAEKSVGGNTAARATGDVPTPLYLLFLPQCASAAVSAASVSGFYSLNAFMKDWTPNPSLHN is encoded by the exons ATGTCCGAACCCCTATACCGTGACCCATGGGCCAAGCGCGAGGCCTGGCGTAAACATCCTATTTTCACCACCCGCAACATGTTCAAAAACTCGCTTCCGGGCTTTGGTATCGCCGTCGTAGCCTTTACCGCCTATGTCGCCGCCGAAAA GTCTGTGGGCGGAAATACTGCAGCTAGGGCGA CAGGTGACGTGCCTACACCTCTTTATCTCCTCTTCTTGCCGCAATGTGCCAGTGCGGCT GTGTCTGCGGCCTCTGTATCCGGATTCTACTCATTAAATGCCTTCATGAAAGATTGGACACCCAATCCCAGTCTCCATAATTAG